aaaaaacaaaaaaaaaaaagaatgcaccAATAAAATTAATCTGTGCAGATTTGTACCTTTTTTTACTGCTATAAAAATTGAAACTTTAATTAGTATCTTAATGTGTACAGTTTGGAAATTATATTTTggtattaaacattttaaactgatggaaaattaaatgttttctctGTCAATGTAGCATGGGTCGAACttttaaatgtccttttttaaaatgtcaactaaaatataattaaaactaaatttaaaaactgttcacgctattaaacaaataaaaatctgtaaatattttttttatttgggggattaaaacaattgtaaatGCATGCTTATGATTTAAGGCTGAAATAATGCACAATGTGGAtcaatgatttgtttttaagggCAATACAAGTAGAGAAGAAAAGTAGACAGTGGcaccatttgaaatgttttgtccctggcaagaacaaaaaacaactctACATACTTAGAGCTTTTATCCAACCCCCaaaaatgaccccccccccccccccacacgtttttttttattgtttatatttaattcttagttgtattaaaaaaatgtttttttttttttaaatcataaaatcatacatgctttttgttttcagtttaaattgtttaattttttcaacccaaagtactctttttttttttaaatgacaaaatgtgaacTTTTCCTTTAAGTTTATTAAGTTAGGGTTAACATTACAGCTTGTATACAAATGAAACATTTAGTTCATCAGATATTatgtgatgtttgttttttttaaactacaaaaatattttttccttggGTTTTGACAATTTCGACATGTACggtttgtttttctaaatgaaatatttaagcAGCAATCTAGATGGTCATCATGGTCTGACATGAGTGCGTGTACACATATGACATACGTGGTTTATATCAGGTATGACGTGCACAAATatgacaaagaagaaaaaaaacacgaatcaattttttcatggttttgcatttttttaagtcaCGCATTTTGGACAAATAGTATATGCTTTTGCAATGAGCAACCTGGTTTTaaaccatgtatgttttttttttttccaagaacaaaaaactacaaaaaattacatttcgcattttggattttaaaagtcaaagttTGGACACGAatgcttttcattttttaaggCTGAAATAAAGCATAATACTTCATGAGCAATCTGGAATTGATCCAGATTCAATTTGTAGGGTTTTTTTAACACAGAAAACTGCAAAGATATGTTTTGTCTTGAGGTCTTTGAAGTTACAAAATTTTGatttacaattgttttgtttttcagggtGAAATATTTTAGGCGCAATCTGGATTTGACCCACATTAAACCTTGTTTGACATTAGTCTGTACACATATTGATTGAGTTCAAATTCGGTAAAATGAGCACTAAGAcctgaaataaatacacaaatattttgactttatttgcGTTTTTTTAAGTTACAAACATTTGGATATAtgagctttttatttttcaggctGAACTATTGAAGTAACaagacatacttgacaaatttACTTCAAAGAATGGGCACATGTTTCAACttcaaaagataaaaaataaaataaaaaatttaaaaatatattttataaaaacataacttttttttgcatttgggatttattttttatatttggaaatgcatacatttttgtaacaacaaatctggatttgaaccagattGAATCTGGTTTGACAGCCCGCATGACATTTGGTTCAAATGTGcacaaaatagatttttgtttttgttttcaagtagaattttgttttggacaattgtgaaTGATTGGGGGACTTTGTGAAGGGGTTTGTGGATTGACACCAACATTAACTGTGAACATTATTAATTACTCCACTGCTTGTGCTTGCACTTATTAGatattgtgtgttgtgtgcaggGCTACTACACGGTTGACATTCATGAGGTGACAGAGGTCGGTGGAtttcaagggggggggggggggctacttttattttgagggGTGTTGAGGTTGGGAAAGTGACTGGTTGAAGGTTATTTGAAGATCACGTCAGCAGACTTTCGAGCAGCGGGCCACTGAGGACAGGGTGTGTCCGCACTCattatttatatgtataaatcCATAGAGCATCAAGTTGCCAGTACGTTGAATTTTAtggagcgttttttttttttttttttttttgtagttttgttttgggggggtgggggtgggggcatgAAGTGTTGGGGCATGTTTGTGACACATTTACCTGGTACACAGACGCCTTGGGCAAGTCTAGGCACACGGTGCAGCACAGCACAGAGTACAGTCTCTCCTCCAGCTTGCCGGACTCCCCCTCGGGTATTTTGGTCTTCTTCTTGGGCGGCTCGTCCGAGTCCGCCTCGGGCCGCGTCCCGGactcctcctgcccgacgagCCCGGCCCCTGGCCCGGCCACGGCCACTGCCTCGGCCACCCCCGCCACGACGGCCGCGGAGGAGGCGCCGGGGGCGGACATCACGTCGCCGTCTTCCATGGCCAAATCCCTCTAGAACTTTCTACGTAGCCCCCCAGAAATGCACTTATTTGATCTTCTGCGGTGGCTTAGCTTCGAGGCTAACTGACAGCTAGCTCGCTAGTCGGCTAACACCTGTGCTAACGCCAAACAAGACTGTTAACAGACTTATCGGTAGGGCTAATTTTCAAGCTTTTCCGGAAGTCACAACCGAGGTGAAGACAAAATGTCACCCGTGGTGGAGGACTTACGGTGCGGCTAGCTAGTTGACACCGAGCCCTGAGCGCGGCGGGGTGGGCAGCcagaacaaaaacaactcagctgttttggggggagggggactCTCACCCTCCCGACAGCTCGGCTCGTTTCGCCTGTCCCAAGTCCGGGGTGTCCGCTCCGGCTGCCCGAGAAGACTGTCCCGGTCGGCGgacgcttgttgttgttgtttgctcgTCTCTCAGGCTCACACAGCcatctttgtttttctccctttccgtctcccccccccccccacccccccgtcTCTCTCGTCGGGTTTTCACCCTTATACGACTCCGGGTTAAATTGGGAAGTATTCCGAAAAAAACCGTAACATTTTTCGAACTGGATAAATGCCGAATTTGTTGTGTGACTCGCCGCCTTTTGTCCCCCACCGTCTCGTCGTGTCGAATCAGCGGACGGCGGAATGTTTTGTGCCCGCAGATGACTTGGGGGTATTTAAAGAGTTGGGGACGGCGCATGCGCAGTGGCCGCAGACGAAGCAAGAGGGCTTTGAAAGCTGACCAAAGTTGTCATGTGACTGCTTTTTAAAGCTATTTGAAGGCACGTCGGCGCCCACGCGGATGCTCGAAAGTGCTTTGTTGACCACAACTAACTGGtaaccttatttttttttgcagtaaacCCGCTCAAAAAAGCTGACTTCATGGCTTGTTGTGATTTGCATATGGGGAAAATGCTGCTTGTGCAATCAGCTTTAAGTGGTCTGACTTGTTCGGGGAGACCCTCTATAATTATGTTTGACTCATGCAACCAGAAATACAAGGTGAGTGCTTGAAAAACACGCCTAAGCCTATATACCCGTgtagagaaaaacaaataaaacaaatttggacatgcatgattttttttcaggcgGAATTAATAAATTATGCATGAATCTGGATTAAATTTAGTTTGATTTCACAGTTTGTACATATGACGTATTTATCTAAAATCAGGTGGAATTTGCAAAAAgactggatttatttatttttaaacaaaaattgactttttgcaAAAGTCATAAAATAAATTTGGACATACAGTTCTGCggatgctttttatttttcaggctGAAATAAAGAATGAGCAATCTGTAAATGGTCCAGAACGACGGGCGGCAGACCccgatccccccccccccccccccccacacctaCATGATGATTGCCCTCGCGCGAGGGCAATCATCATGTAAAAATTTCTGATAAAATTTCGATCACTACCGACCGTTGACAATCGGTTTTCCAGGGGCAAAAACTTAAATCGGCAACCGCCCCCCACCCGTTGACGATGGCCTTTCGAGGGGCAACGACATTGATCTGCAATGTCGGCAACATCCACTCTCCCACTGACGATTGGTTTTCGTCCTTCCACATTCCACAGACATGCACGTTAGCTTCACTGAACTAGAAAGTTTTTGACATATCTATTGTAAACCAATTAGTTGTTTCGATCGTTGGCTCGTTTCAGCCCGTTCGAGTGTCTCAACTCGTCGGGTCTGAAGCCTGCTCCTTGCTTTCGGCCCTTCCAGTTTCTGGGTCTTCTCCCGGTGCCTTCTGGACCTTCTCTCTGTGTAGCGGTGCTGGTCTGGGCGGTTGTTCCTCCTTCCAGGTCTCGCGTTGGCTCTCCAGCGCCTTCTGCTGGCAGCTGGCCGCCATGGCCGTCAGCCAGGGATGCTGCAGCGTCTGCTCTGCCGTCATCCTGACGACCGGGTCGGAGCGGAGGAGGCCCGAGACCAGGCCTTTGGCGTCTGAACAACAGCAAAATAAGTACGGTTCAATTGTATTGAACTTTTCTTCTGCGtagtggtacgtgggctccctctagtggtaagcTAAAGAATGACTGTTTATGTCTATTTAAGTAGATGAGCTTCCTCtactgtatttgtctttttccagAAAAGGTTAGTCAGACTCCAAATTGCGCACGTTCCACGAGCCTACCTTCTGAGATGGCGTCCCAATAGGGGGGCAGGAAGTGCAGTTGCCCCTGTTTGATGATCTCAAAAAGCTCCTCCTGGTCCCGATGCCGACTTCGAAAAGGGGCGAAGCCGCACAGTAGGATGTAGAGAATGACCCCCAGCGCCCACATGTCCACCTCCAGGCCGTATCCTGTCGGGTTACGTCAATGGCGTTACGTAGAAATGCTCGCGGAAGGCTTTCGGTGCAGCGCTAACCTGTCTCGGACAGGATCTCGGGCGCGACGTAGGTGGGCGTGCCGCAGATGGTGAAGACGGGCTCGCTCACGACCTGTGGCGAGGCCGAAGTCGGCCAGCTTCAGTCTGGTCATGCCGGGAACTGCGTGAACGATCTGGGAAGGAGCAGAGGGTCACGTTAGCTTGCGCAAGTACTATTTTCTCTGACAtcattttttttgaaagaaatcaTTTTGAAGATGTATGTTTTCATGGTCCTTTAACGTTTTGGaactttttatcttttttatcCGAAACACCAAGATATTTTtgggaataaaagtaaaaaatgtggaGATTCTTcaattttgttccttttttttgtttgaaacccaaaaaaaaacattagttaATTGTTGTTTGGATAAATGTGCCATTGGACAATGACAATTTGTTTTTCCCGAGAGAGTCGCTGTCCAATAGAAAGCATGTATCGCCAACATTTTgtgatattcttttttttaaagtcagaaacacaaaacatttcagTTGGTTTTCTTTACGTACAGGTTTAGTTATTTGGACAGCAACGACATGCAGTTTCTGTTTAGAAGTATCTTCAcaatccaagaaaaaaaacatctcaaacgTTTGTGATCAGAACACAAaaatcgttttttgttttttttcccccagatacAAACttgtaaaatgttgaaatatgtGTTTCCCATTAGACAATAACTCCAGTTGTTGTTTGACCAACAAAAcgcatttactgtatgtccGCATTTTGGGAGTTTTCCAATGTTAAAACACTTTTTGATTTGAAACCacatatttttgtatgtttttcatAGCAATgcttcataaaaatgtattttgaatggGACAGACTCGTTTTTGAAATCAGACGTGGTATTCTGAGAACTATCCACGGATGTTTTTGCCGACCGACCAGCAGGTTTTCGGGTTTGACGTCCCGGTGGACGACGCTCCTGCGGTGGATGTACTCGAGCGCCTCGCTCACGTCGGCCGCCATCAGCGCGGCCTCGTCCTCGCCGAAGCTTCCGCGCCGGCTGACGGCATCGAAGAGGTCGCCGCCGCGGGCCAGCTCCATGACAAGGTAGGCCGTGGCGGGCGTGCGGTGGTGCGCCAGCAGCCTGACCACGCGCGGGTGCCGCAGGCTGGCCAGCAGGCTCAGCTCGTTCTGCAGCACGTGCTCACGGCCCAGCAGCCGCGAGCGCTCCACCATCTTGACGGCCAGCGTCCGGCCGTCGGCGCGGCGCCGGCACTCGCGCACCACCGCGAAGTTGCCGTCCCCCAGGAGGCGCCCCACGTCGTAGAGGCGAGCCACGTCGGCCTCGGAGACCTCGCTGCCCTCCGACGGAGGCCCCGAGCAGTCGCTCCACATCTCGGGACGACTCTTCCAGCCTGACAAATAGGAAAGTAGGTTGTAAACGTGCAAAAATATCTTTTCGCTTGTGGAAATGTGGTTCCCATTATGTCCCcaatgagctgaacagtttgaattTGGAACGGTTTGtattggtcaagaaatgtggaaggaggtgTGCAACATGTCCAATTTTATTGTGGAAAATGTCCGAATGGggacatttttgggatgtgtaaaATCGTGGCGGAACAGAATAacgtgaaaaagaaaacatgtcaaACTGAAATGCAAAGTCCAACTCTTCAAACCTTGTGTTGAGCTTCCCGTTTGCTTCCGGCACACGGGGGGCAGCGGGGTTCTTCCCGAGAGCGGGTCGATCCACTGCGGGCTCGACAAGCAGTTTTCACAGAGAGGAACCGAGCCCCTCTCTCGCTCCCGTTGGAATCGGCCGACGGGAGGCGGCGTTTCCTCGCAGACCGCGCCCCTCACCCGGAGCTTCTGGAGACGGTTCGGAAGGCGAGCGACTTTCCCGGCCGTCCCCTTCCTCGGCTCCTCCGTCTCGGGCGGCGGTCGCTCTTCCGCGGCGTCCTTGTCGTCCGCCCCCTCGCCGTAGCCGCTGTCCGCCTTGGCGGCCTTATCCGGCGCCGCTCGGAGCTTCTTCTCCCAGACCAGCAGCGCCTCGGTCCGGTAGCGGGACTGGTCGGGGAACAGCTCCTCCAGCGCCTCCTGCAGGCCGCTCAGCTGCGGGCGAGCTTTGCCCAGCGCCAGGAGGGCCGTGTCGCCGCGGAAGAAGTCGCCAACGCTCTTCACCTGCGGTCGATAAAGACGAACGCTCGTTAGGACTCCCGGTGTCGATTGTACGAACGGGAGTCCGACCTCTCGGGCGAAGGCGCTGTAGAGGCGGGTCACTCGCGATCTGTGCCAACGAGGGAACCCGAGCGCTTCCGAGACGTCCGATAGGAGCTGATCGAAGGAGACCACGCCCCTGCGGTTCAAAAGCACTGTCACCTTGgagaaaatgaataaagtgTTTCGAATCATTTCGAACTCATCATACGTTACCCTTTAAAaatggaatttttaaaaatctttccactaacaacccatgCTAAACTTAGTTCCTCACTCCAATGGatgtgccacaagatggcgccaaactCCCACGTTTGTATTCGAAAGTGCTTcgttgccatcttgtggcaattgGAGAAAGAGCACGGAAACAGCGAGGGCGCAAATGTTTGGGGCGAACGAGGGAAAAATCTGTGAAAAGGTGAATTTGCGAGTAGCAAATCACAAATAGGCGAAGGGACACGGGACAGCGACACAGCGCACACTAGCAGGTGACTATTTAGGAGTTCACCTGGTCTGGATTAACCCTAAGATGCCAGTAGCGCTGTCCTCCTacgaattggtgtcaaggaagtacgttGAAGTGATACACTTCAACTGAgtcgactgagagacaagctttttATGTGGGCGTGGAGCTAAgattagcctgggttgttagtggaagttacagagagtattttctttgaaatcaaatcatctggaAGTCATTTTATTTCGGAGAATAATGTTGTCAAATGAGTTTGGATCATAAATGGTGTCGGGAATCGCTCCTTAACCTCCGTGAAGAGTAGGTCTACTCGGAACGGGGCATTCCAATCTAATGAGCCATATGCTGCTTCACCTAAGACAAAAGAAGGTGAGGTGAGTCACCTTCCGTGGCGCGTTCTGACCGGGCCGCACGACGGTGACCAGGTGGGGGCGCTCGGCGCTCTCCTCCGCGTGGCGCCCGTGGAAGAACGGCAGGTGAGGGCCGGCGGCTCGGCTCTGCCCCGGGCGGTGGCGAGGGCGAGCGTGCCAGGGGGGCGGGGGCACAGGGGGCACGGCGGCGCAGGTACGCTTCGAAGACGGGCCGGGGGCTGCTAAAACGAGAAGGAAAATGCACGATAAGAACTTTTGTGGGGTTTGCCAGATGTTGACGCACCCCTGAAAATGGAGAAAATGGCTGcctgaaaccaaaatggcagacccTCCTGTTTCTTTttaggcatggcttcttgagactttttctgcGTCCATCCTCGTCATAAGACACTTGTACCAAAGTTCATGTCCCTGAGTGAAACTGGCTCCGGGGGCTGAAATTCAAGGGGGCACCTCACAAATGCTCAACACGGCCCTAAAATGGGCgcttgaaaacaaaatggcagacccCCTGCCCACCTCAATCTTGTCGCGATGAGATCAGCgtcattaacacacacacacacacacacacttgtcacaACACGCTCGTAACACAACACTCGCTCCTCATCCTCAACAAGAAAGTCTTTCTgagagttgtttttgtttttctttctatgACATGGAGTGCAAGCGGTGCCAGTGAAGAGACTTCATGCAGACCCACGATCAATTATTTAGGCTTTCTTAGGAACAAAACCTTCCGAGACTCCAGCTGGATGTCTGCATGATTCATGAACATGGGAGGACACGCAACAGCTTTCACTTTCTGGGCAACACAaggtgcgcgtgcgtgtgtgtgagagttgcTTGTGGATGCACGACAACGACATCAGAAGACGCCCCCAAGTGTGCCCGCTGTCGAGAAAAACCGCTCGTTTCCTTATGCCCATATATGGCACCCGCTCACACGTGCCGACGAAAACTCAACTCAAACCGCAGACTTGTAATGTGGAATTAACGAACACTTACCCGTCGCTCTCCATTTCCTTGCCGCGTCGCAGCCGAAGCGAGCCTTCGTCGGCGATGCCATTTCTGAGCACAACAAGAGCGTAAAACAAAGCAAGTGAGCAGCAAGTTCCGATTGAAAGCAAGTCGCTGACGTCACGCCCTTCCAAGCCGAGTGTGACAAGGGCCGGCGTGACGCGGTTGCCGTGGTGATTTGTCAGGTTGGAAAGCTTGGAGCAACAAGTACAATACGTTGATTGTTCAAAGTAAGATATTCAAGACACTAAAATTGTCGCGCGGTCACAATACATTCGACTATCGCGCTAATCACAAGAACCTCCCTAAATAATCGAAGAAGAATCCAATTGCGacctatttttgtgttttacggCGCTCCAGGCAAGCatgtgtcttttattttgaaattacatTCCGGAAGTGTAACATTTCACTTTGGTCTCATATCAAGAGCGTCAACAAAACCTTTCACCCCTTTGGAATGaaattttaattctttacaataataacaatacgcaaacaggttttgttgttgttgagcagTTTTCTGGGTTGTTACTCACTGACAGGacataaaaacaagtttttgcTATACAAAGCTATAGTATACTGCTAtagtcttttttaaatatttttaaattaaaccctTCCGTCTCCAGGGAGACGGTTAACATCGCATTAGCaaaccttttctttttctcccgGATCTATATCCTGTCCTTTGATCACCCAACCGTAACTTAAATACTTAAGTATGTTGTAAAGAACTCAGTTATGTAAGTCTACgtctgttttatattttcataaattataaatattttgctGTGATATTTGGTTGAAAATGACGCTTCAACATTTAATCTACATGAACATAAACTCGTGTTTTCGAGTCGATGGGAGGCGACTTTGTTGGTTGCAGTATTGTCGTTTGACCAACAGAGGGGGCAATAGCACCGAAACAAGTCCCAACTCTCCGATCGCTCCTAAAAATGTACGTTAAACGGGGATTAGCAGGATAATATAAGAAGTGTCCTaaaatgttttgagcaatttcctctcccctttaaaaaaaaataaaataaaaaatttaaaaaacatgtacgGAGGGTAGGGAAATTATTTTGATAGAATTCATCTTCATCAAATACTTTGGCATCAAAATTAACATGTCAATCTCTCAACTCCCGTAAAAATGCaccaaaatgtcaatttttgcCCCCAGGTTCTTTTTCTCGTGATGCATTTGAGGTCGGACTGAGTGTTGCGATGGTTCGCTATCACCTCCTCAGGCAATGCCTGGTATTACAACATTAGCGTGACGCTCTGCTACTCAAAACACTTTACGCAGGTGGTAGCAAGAAGCGTATCTTAGTATTCAAATTAGCTACTGATGGGgttcaaaataacattttatagtCTATGAAcctgcttttatctcaagtagacttgactattgtaatggtcttctgactggactccctaaaaagagcattaaacagctgcagctcattcagaaaaCGGCCAACTTGACAAAAGGCCAGTATCGCGAACAGAACGCACGCGCAAAAACCTGGAGGCCACAGCAGCATTCCTCACTTGATTACGCTTCGTTCGATCGATCGAGCTCGGATGCagttttgtgtgcgcgtgtggcgCCAAGTCAACATCTTCGCGGAGGCTCAGTGGGAATCTCCCGGCTCCGAAAGTCCCGCGCCGCACGTCCTTCTATCATTGCAGGAGGTCAAACGCTCTccgacacgcgcgcacacgcactcgAACGTCACGATAAGCTCAGGCACGTTTGGATGCGCGGTAGGGCAATCTTTTATGATCGTTACCTTTCACCCCGTCACCCGCTTGACTTTTTCCCGCGTGTGCGCCTCACACCTGTTTACGTCAAACACGCGCGCAGGAGTGCGGACGGGCCGTTGCGGGTCAAGGGCGGCGGGGcgacgtgtgcgtgcgtgtataaCATGTAGTGTGAGGTGACAATGTTCACGCCAGACTTTTTTTGGGGTCACTTTTTCATTCTACGTGGGCCTAAATGATTGAAAATTCGCAATTCTGCAAGAACAAAAAACGTCAGTTAAGTCATTTAGGAgcataaaaaatgtttgttggaaGAATAAAGTCGTTATTATTATGTGGGCAAAAGTTGTAACATAATATCAACAGTTAGTTGCGCGCTAATTGTTGGAAAACAGGCGGACTGACGGATGCCTGTGAACGCATCATTTGCTATCGAGCAGGAGCCGACACGACACGCACGCGCCCACGCATGCCAGCGTAACATTTGGGAGGTTGTGCCAAGTTTTCAGTATCAGGTTTTACCAGGGAAGGTCACATGACGTCTTCCCACCGCCAACCTAACTACCTACCGACAGTAACGAGCTTCCCTACTGAGATTCCACCCTCCCTACCAATTCAGTCTTCAGTATTTCTGTAGATGAAATACCAAAAAATCCTAGATTCACTCCACAGAGTAAACTATTTTATTATGCTGATGATTTTAGTTTAGGATCTCCAAGAAATTTGAATGTTACACACAAAACATCGCTCAAGATTTTAATATGGAAATGAGGTTGGacttggccttctgaaaagtgttTTCTTGTATTGAATCAATCTACATAATTAGAGTTTCCCTTTCGGAATTGCAATGCTGAAATTCAAATGGACTCCCCGACAGTGTTCTAAACCGCCGTCTGGCCTTCCTACATACCTCGTGACCTTTCGATGCGACCCAGCACTCCCACGTGCAAGCCTACGACAACATCAGAGGCACTACCGTGCGCCAACCAGTGGCGTGCAAAGGGGGGTGGGGCAGACAGGGGGATGGCCCCGGGCATCAAAACAGGCTTGGGAGTgtatcccccaccccccacgtGGACGATTGAGAGGGGGGGGATGGGTCTGATTTGTTTATAGCACAAAAaccttgcatttgaacaggggtgtgtagactttttacatgCACTGTATTCTTGTCAACAGTccgtatccccccccccccccccctcagtgaGCAATTGGGACGATGGCGCAACCTGCGACCGCATTCTTCCTCCCAAGAACTCTTCGACTGCATCGCCCGCGTGACAGCGAGCGTTGTGCTCGCCGGGGATGAACGCAGCACATCCACTCACCCCGGCCGTCCTCCTCGCTTCCCCTTTCGCAGGCGCCTCTCGCACCGCCCGATGACATCACAACAGCCGGTGCCAAGCCAGCCAGTAGGAACGCGGcacttccttctcctcctcctccttctgcaGTCtgccttctttctctctctctctctctctctctctcgctctctcacacacacacacacacccacccttTCACACACTCTCCTCATTCCTCCACCTTTCTGCAGACATCATGGCCGAGGCTTTCGTGGGCACCTGGAACCTGAAAAGCAGCGAGAACTTTGACGATTACATGAAGCAACTCGGTGAGTctcttttgtgtgcgtgcgtgtgtgcacatgCTGCCCGTGTGTTTGCATTCATTCAATGGACAAACGGGATGGCTTCAAAGATGGAAAATGTGGACTGAGAGTGGAAAACATGGAGGGAGATGGGGGCTGGGGGGGCCTGGGCGGGGTTAGCGAGCACATGGCTCGAATGTGGTGCGGCGGCGCCCTGTGAACGCAGCCCGATGTGAGGGACGGGTCAGGAACCGGTCACACACTTATTCACACTTCCATTTGAAAGGCAACCATTGTTGTTGACGAAAGAAGGCGGCCTCGCATTTGAAAAACGCTGCTGAGAGAGAAAAATTCAAAATAGGACATCGCGAGACAGTTGATTAGGGACACCAATGCAACAGCTGCCTTTACTGCTGATGGAATTGGGGCCACAATCAAAACAGACAATTCATATTTACAGTGGGTTTACATGCGCTCGCGTTATTCAAATGCTCACGATTGCAATACGGTGATGATCGCGATTCAAATTCAATAAAatggggatttaaaaaaaaattgtttttgttcagaagaatgttagaaaatgtttaaaagttttgttttcaaaaattaaataaaatgtaagttagttttttacattaaaaaaatcagcTGGAATAATAATCAGAATGCAAAGTTTGCAGACAAAactagttttatttaaaaatatatgtatgctattgcttttattcaaaataaaatgaaatgtttaaaatatctaaaaacgaaaaaacattgaaaaagtgaaaacaaataaaaataaaagaaaacatcaataacaaactttttaaaatttttattcatttacaaaaacaaatgtcagaaaTACTCACCcaaaaaagtaacaaatatttttaaaacgttaaaaaaaaatgaaactttgtAAAATATAGTACCATGCATGaaatgaatttttgttttttttttaaagtaaaaaaaaaacaaaacaaaaaaaaactctaccTAATATTGTTGACAATATATTATATGTACATTGTGGCCAGTGTGTGTCACACGGCAGCACTAACCTTTTGCAGGCTTTTGGAGGTCGTGTG
This is a stretch of genomic DNA from Phycodurus eques isolate BA_2022a chromosome 20, UOR_Pequ_1.1, whole genome shotgun sequence. It encodes these proteins:
- the dclk3 gene encoding LOW QUALITY PROTEIN: serine/threonine-protein kinase DCLK1 (The sequence of the model RefSeq protein was modified relative to this genomic sequence to represent the inferred CDS: deleted 1 base in 1 codon), whose amino-acid sequence is MSSGGARGACERGSEEDGREMASPTKARFGCDAARKWRATAAPGPSSKRTCAAVPPVPPPPWHARPRHRPGQSRAAGPHLPFFHGRHAEESAERPHLVTVVRPGQNAPRKVTVLLNRRGVVSFDQLLSDVSEALGFPRWHRSRVTRLYSAFAREVKSVGDFFRGDTALLALGKARPQLSGLQEALEELFPDQSRYRTEALLVWEKKLRAAPDKAAKADSGYGEGADDKDAAEERPPPETEEPRKGTAGKVARLPNRLQKLRVRGAVCEETPPPVGRFQRERERGSVPLCENCLSSPQWIDPLSGRTPLPPVCRKQTGSSTQGWKSRPEMWSDCSGPPSEGSEVSEADVARLYDVGRLLGDGNFAVVRECRRRADGRTLAVKMVERSRLLGREHVLQNELSLLASLRHPRVVRLLAHHRTPATAYLVMELARGGDLFDAVSRRGSFGEDEAALMAADVSEALEYIHRRSVVHRDVKPENLLIVHAVPGMTRLKLADFGLAQVVSEPVFTICGTPTYVAPEILSETGYGLEVDMWALGVILYILLCGFAPFRSRHRDQEELFEIIKQGQLHFLPPYWDAISEDAKGLVSGLLRSDPVVRMTAEQTLQHPWLTAMAASCQQKALESQRETWKEEQPPRPAPLHREKVQKAPGEDPETGRAESKEQASDPTS